One region of Vanessa cardui chromosome 20, ilVanCard2.1, whole genome shotgun sequence genomic DNA includes:
- the LOC124538179 gene encoding bromodomain adjacent to zinc finger domain protein 1A-like isoform X2, giving the protein MPLLKRKAFEKSNVSEYLRDDDEVFHCEITDEIFKDYEEYCERIILVNSMVWTCEMTGKNNLTYAEALESEKAARRSLKDFPMELRIPILYLATKTKRSSFAEMSEDLFNYVRKRFFVGETVEACLEGDIWREAHVLSVTAQKQHPDSKSMLPASAYCYEVEQFDDDPAAAGQIGTAPYDRVRRRKGVYTRDKNRLFLKQFVAPGNIIGIKTSAIEKYNIAKVNFDQIFTGNPPDFPSSKKLIKTSMSPPSSSKMPMKPGSASKLNKSLKRPSPDKKGRQESMDKFIKKTDKTEVKPKTPMDPEARKSAQELADKMRRAEDQMRQRREEEKAKKKEKNARLTAYMKEWHKVKEDQELEDHKIIPKGTPVEVEGIPHKHFGDFLSVLEFVHNFSELLKVKDVFHNELDFETFRKSLTHKEHAWIFSELVQMLLTTIFSLQEDEAEEYNESNRIQESVEVVQADSGVDTLRAIELATKAGKWTQTYLGTALSKLPLDPTTVSEVLRLHLLSSGGAAGSRCAAWRLHQRGGYNSADDPALRLRTSRPAALRRLRARHLADLPLDDKFQILQCLMNQIMSYATVRDQIEEKLEEYKNLKHALRTLQINERKREPQLSAARIELKKESAQKKEELKLTGDKAKAADEELKEAIEKLKKDSDIKRAEYEKKLKEMQAQLFDHTTYVGTDRAFRRYWLTRRVAGLFVEAGAEPRGPCRNKPLPPPPAPRDDVMAYVTELFHSERDRERQKEQAGSDKENESGANSRGSSPKKPLANLNGLSQKLNGSDAVVQQCRDLLVCSAQIDTCFVHGKGDFRPQWWVYNTEEQIEALIESLNKRGLRESDLRQTLELDKANIIDYVKKCPLHLLTPTVTPHAPSTRPRKIQPSLYVPPDCSLSEALELSLRDHILELEEKIFHGCLGALKVKDREAWRGTIMLRGYDKQADYLSWGPGKQFRDDYHQPDGHLKLPTDIDQSELETIPENKYRDPGHWLETPKVNGVKTEPEEDSGAKPDVVRGLACALLQVAQSIHQKYLKRPLGLDEKERKDREARNKPLELEALERWEVSLMESRSFASLALHLLALDSSVSWAASVLHASCRVCRRRADPDNMLLCDGCNKGHHLYCLKPKLSKVPEGDWFCDQCKPKEKTPRKRRKLYTDEDADDILDDSAADAVAVCAACGSGGRLAAECRACAARFHAECAAPRQRLSRRFLCDACQAPERDSEDSEYNTALVKLKTRKSRASEETSVQGTSKRGRKPKEHINGTSSRKSKSLTNGIHEERASKKRSREALERARLEPEALATLLRDAMKHKDSWPFHDPVTVEEVPDYFEVIDQPMDFNTIKTKLEEEDYETNEQMLNDVALIFTNCYTYNKDTHPVAKAGMRLEKYINKRCAELNLPSLPDTNVDTEELEDEDAPKAKRPKLN; this is encoded by the exons GTAGAAGCCTGTCTTGAAGGTGATATTTGGAGAGAGGCACATGTACTCTCCGTCACAGCACAGAAACAGCATCCAGATAG CAAAAGCATGCTCCCGGCTTCAGCATATTGCTATGAAGTGGAACAGTTTGATGACGACCCAGCCGCTGCAGGACAGATTGGCACAGCACCTTACGACAGAGTTCGTCGTCGTAAAGGCGTCTATACAAGGGATAAAAATCGACTGTTTCTAAAACAATTTGTTGCACCGGGAAATATAATTGGTATTAag acATCAGCAATAGAGAAATACAACATAGCCAAAGTAAACTTCGACCAGATCTTCACAGGAAATCCACCAGACTTCCCGTCATCAAAGAAACTCATAAAGACAAGCATGTCTCCACCGTCATCCTCAAAGATGCCAATGAAGCCTGGTTCAGCGTCTAAACTAAATAAGTCGTTGAAGAGACCTAGTCCAGATAAGAAAGGTAGACAAGAGTCTATGgacaaatttatcaaaaaaacagATAAGACAGAAG TAAAGCCTAAAACACCGATGGACCCAGAAGCAAGAAAATCGGCGCAAGAATTGGCAGATAAGATGAGAAGAGCAGAAGATCAAATGCGTCAGCGTAGAGAGGAAGAGAAGGCAAAGAAGAAGGAGAAAAATGCGAGACTTACGGCGTATATGAAGGAGTGGCACAAGGTTAAAGAAGACCAGGAGTTGGAAGATCACAAG ATTATACCAAAAGGCACTCCAGTCGAAGTAGAAGGGATTCCACACAAGCACTTTGGAGATTTCCTCTCTGTGCTAGAATTTGTACATAATTTCTCTGAGCTGTTAAAAGTCAAAGATGTTTTTCACAATGAACTTGACTTTGAGACTTTTAGAAAATCGTTGACACATAAAGAACACGCTTGGATATTTAGCGAACTAGTACAAATGCTGCTCACAACAATATTCTCCTTACAAGAGGATGAAGCTGAGGAGTATAATGAAAGCAATCGCATTCAGGAGTCTGTTG AGGTCGTGCAGGCCGACAGCGGCGTGGACACGCTGCGCGCGATCGAGCTGGCCACGAAGGCGGGCAAGTGGACGCAGACCTACCTCGGCACCGCGCTCAGCAAGCTGCCGCTCGACCCCACCACCGTCAGCGAGGTGCTGCG GCTGCACCTGCTGTCgtcgggcggcgcggcgggctcGCGCTGCGCGGCGTGGCGGCTGCACCAGCGCGGCGGCTACAACAGCGCCGACGACCCCGCGCTGCGCCTGCGCACGTCGCGCCCCGCCGCCCTGCGCCGCCTGCGCGCGCGCCACCTCGCCGACCTGCCGCTGG ATGATAAGTTCCAGATTTTACAGTGCCTTATGAACCAAATTATGAGCTATGCGACAGTTCGTGATCAGATCGAGGAGAAGCTGGAGGAATACAAGAACTTGAAACATGCCCTGAGGACTTTACAG ataaATGAACGCAAACGTGAACCACAACTATCGGCCGCCCGCATTGAGCTCAAGAAGGAGAGTGCACAAAAGAAAGAGGAGCTCAAATTAACCGGTGACAAGGCAAAGGCAGCAGACGAGGAGTTGAAAGAAGCGATAGAGAAGCTAAAGAAGGATAGCGACATTAAGAGAGCGGAATATGAGAAGAAGTTGAAGGAGATGCAAGCTCAGCTTTTCGACCATACAACTTATGTTG GCACAGACCGCGCCTTTCGTCGATACTGGCTGACGCGACGCGTCGCCGGGCTGTTCGTAGAGGCGGGCGCGGAGCCTCGCGGGCCGTGCCGCAACAAGCCGCTCcccccgccgcccgcgccgcgcgaTGACGTCATGGCCTACGTCACGGAGCTTTTCCACTCCGAACGAGATCGAGAGCGTCAGAAGGAGCAGG CGGGAAGCGACAAAGAGAACGAATCGGGGGCGAATTCTCGAGGTAGCTCTCCAAAGAAGCCACTTGCCAACTTGAATGGACTCAGTCAAAAGCTGAACGGTTCGGACGCGGTCGTGCAGCAATGTCGCGACTTACTCGTGTGTTCTGCACAAATCGACACATGCTTCGTGCACGGAAAG GGTGATTTCAGACCACAGTGGTGGGTGTACAACACAGAAGAACAAATAGAGGCACTTATAGAGTCTCTAAACAAACGCGGCCTGCGAGAGAGCGACCTACGACAGACTTTAGAGCTCGATAAGGcgaatattatagattatgtcaAGAAGTGTCCTCTGCATTTACTCACTCCCACAGTGACTCCG CACGCACCGTCGACGAGACCGCGGAAAATACAGCCGTCTCTATACGTGCCGCCCGACTGTTCTCTGTCCGAAGCTCTAGAACTGTCCTTGCGAGATCACATCCTTGAACTGGAAGAGAAGATCTTCCACGGATGCCTCGGTGCATTGAAAGTTAAG GACCGCGAGGCGTGGCGCGGCACCATAATGCTGCGCGGGTACGACAAGCAGGCCGACTACCTCAGCTGGGGGCCGGGGAAACAGTTCCGCGATGATTACCACCAGCCTGATGGCCATCTCAAACTACCCACTG ATATAGACCAATCAGAGTTGGAAACAATACCAGAGAATAAATACCGGGATCCTGGTCACTGGTTGGAAACACCGAAAGTTAACGGTGTGAAGACGGAACCCGAAGAGGACAGCGGCGCGAAGCCCGACGTCGTCCGAGGGCTCGCGTGTGCCTTGCTGCAAGTCGCACAGTCGATACACCAGAAGTATCTCAAGCGACCGCTCG GTCTCGATGAGAAGGAGCGCAAGGACCGCGAAGCGAGGAACAAGCCGTTGGAGCTGGAGGCGCTGGAGCGCTGGGAGGTGTCGCTGATGGAGAGCCGCAGCTTCGCGTCGCTGGCGCTGCACCTGCTGGCGCTGGACAGCAGCGTGAGCTGGGCGGCCAGCGTGCTGCACGCCAGCTGCCGCGTGTGCCGCCGCCGCGCCGACCCCGACAACATGCTGCTCTGCGACGGCTGCAACAAGGGCCACCACCTCTACTGCCTCAAGCCCAAGCTCTCG AAAGTACCGGAGGGCGACTGGTTCTGTGATCAATGTAAACCAAAGGAGAAAACGCCGAGGAAACGTAGAAAACTCTACACGGACGAGGACGCCGACGACATACTAGATGACAG CGCGGCGGACGCGGTGGCGGTGTGCGCGGCGTGCGGCAGCGGCGGGCGGCTGGCGGCCGAGTGCCGCGCATGCGCCGCGCGCTTCCACGCCGAGTGCGCCGCGCCGCGCCAGCGCCTGTCGCGCCGCTTCCTGTGCGACGCCTGCCAGGCGCCCGAGCgag ATTCTGAGGACAGCGAGTACAACACTGCACTGGTGAAGTTGAAGACTCGTAAGTCGAGGGCGAGCGAGGAGACGTCAGTGCAGGGCACCTCCAAGAGAGGGCGCAA ACCAAAGGAACACATAAATGGTACTTCAAGTAGAAAATCAAAATCTCTAACAAACGGTATCCATG AAGAGCGAGCGAGTAAAAAACGCAGCCGGGAAGCGCTCGAGAGGGCACGCCTCGAGCCGGAGGCGCTGGCGACGCTTCTGCGCGACGCCATGAAGCACAAGGACAGCTGGCCCTTCCACGACCCCGTCACTGTTGAAGAG GTACCTGATTACTTTGAAGTCATTGATCAACCGATGGACTTCAACACGATCAAGACGAAATTGGAAGAGGAGGACTACGAGACGAACGAACAGATGCTGAATGACGTCGCGTTGATATTCACAAACTGCTACACGTACAACAAGGACACGCATCCTGTTGCCAA agcTGGAATGCGATTggagaaatatattaataaacgcTGTGCAGAACTAAACCTTCCCTCGCTACCTGATACCAACGTTGACACCGAGGAGCTCGAAGATGAAGATGCTCCAAAGGCCAAAAGGCCAAAGTTAAACTGA